In Actinomyces weissii, a genomic segment contains:
- a CDS encoding DEAD/DEAH box helicase produces MAPSPAAGAVPALNALLDSLIPAHDPERVPEPEEVYLAFAQWAQDTGRPLYPHQDEALSQILEGRHVIAATPTGSGKSMIALAAHTVSLARGGRSYYTAPLKALVSEKFFELVRLFGAENVGMVTGDTAINPDAPVICCTAEILANQALREGEALDLDCVVMDEFHYYADPQRGWAWQVPLLELPQAQMVLLSATLGDVSFFVRDIQERTGREVAVVDDAVRPVPLEMDYSVEAITELLERLVGQEKAPVYVVHFSQKEAVERATALLGTDLGGKARKEQVVAALGDFRFGGGFGQTLSRLLRSGIGVHHAGMLPRYRRLVERLAREGLLSVICGTDTLGVGINVPIRSVVLTSLVKFDGAKERHLTAREFHQIAGRAGRAGFDTRGFVVVQAPEHVIENAKALAKAGDDERKRRKIVRKKAPEGRVNWTDKTFERLRDAAPETLTSQFQVTTTMVLNLMERPGDPVAAMAALLGRVQATPAERLTHRHRAVEIYLSLRTAGVVEHVSSRQAAADGRPRLRLAVDLPQDFALNQPLAPFALAAMDLLAVDSPEHSLDVVSVVEATLDDPRPVLYAQQRAARGEAVAAMKAEGLDYEERMAALEEVTWPRPLAELLTPALEMYKQANPWIAQFELSPKSVVREMVENAMTFSDLVSRYELGRSEGVVLRYLTDAYRALRQVVPEEHRTPEVVELTDWLGGLVRAVDSSLLDEWEALGALQSGQAGTEGTAGTAGLPGDRPGADDSAGVERAFGADADGQVAFTRNRHAFRVAVRKELFRRVELMARDDVEALGRLDASSGWGEQRWDEALGRYWEEYDWLGTDQAARAVALAPLDEDPDESALAAAGVSEALREALERSGRRVWLATQVLEDPEGDHDWRLVALVDLTASDEVGRAVLRLLSVGPAF; encoded by the coding sequence ATGGCCCCCTCCCCCGCTGCTGGCGCGGTACCCGCGCTGAACGCCCTCCTGGACTCGCTCATCCCCGCCCACGACCCCGAGCGGGTGCCTGAGCCGGAGGAGGTCTACCTGGCCTTCGCCCAGTGGGCCCAGGACACGGGCCGCCCCTTGTACCCGCACCAGGACGAGGCCCTGAGCCAGATCCTGGAGGGTCGCCACGTGATCGCCGCGACCCCCACCGGCTCCGGCAAGTCCATGATCGCCCTGGCCGCGCACACTGTCTCCCTGGCCCGGGGCGGCCGCTCGTACTACACCGCCCCGCTCAAGGCCCTGGTGTCGGAGAAGTTCTTTGAGCTGGTGCGGCTGTTCGGGGCCGAGAACGTGGGCATGGTCACCGGTGACACCGCCATCAACCCGGACGCCCCCGTGATCTGCTGCACCGCCGAGATCCTGGCCAACCAGGCCTTGCGGGAGGGTGAGGCCCTGGACCTGGACTGTGTGGTGATGGACGAGTTCCACTACTACGCTGACCCGCAGCGCGGCTGGGCCTGGCAGGTGCCGTTGCTTGAGCTGCCGCAGGCGCAGATGGTGCTGCTCTCCGCCACCTTGGGGGACGTGTCCTTCTTCGTGCGGGACATCCAGGAGCGTACAGGCCGGGAGGTGGCGGTGGTCGACGACGCCGTCCGCCCTGTGCCCCTGGAGATGGATTACTCGGTGGAGGCGATCACCGAGCTGCTGGAGCGGCTGGTGGGCCAGGAGAAGGCCCCCGTGTACGTGGTGCACTTCTCCCAGAAGGAGGCGGTGGAGCGGGCCACCGCCCTGCTGGGCACCGACCTGGGCGGCAAGGCCCGCAAGGAGCAGGTGGTGGCCGCCCTGGGGGACTTCCGTTTCGGCGGGGGCTTTGGCCAGACCCTCTCGCGCCTGCTGCGCAGCGGCATCGGCGTGCACCACGCGGGGATGCTTCCCCGCTACCGGCGCCTGGTGGAGCGCCTGGCCCGGGAGGGGCTGCTGTCGGTGATCTGCGGCACGGACACCCTGGGGGTGGGTATCAACGTGCCGATCCGCTCGGTGGTGCTCACCAGCCTGGTCAAGTTCGACGGCGCCAAGGAGCGCCACCTCACGGCCCGTGAGTTCCACCAGATCGCGGGGCGGGCGGGGCGGGCGGGCTTCGACACGCGCGGCTTCGTCGTCGTCCAGGCCCCAGAGCACGTGATCGAGAATGCCAAGGCCCTGGCCAAGGCGGGCGACGACGAGCGCAAGCGCCGCAAGATCGTGCGCAAGAAGGCGCCGGAGGGGCGGGTGAACTGGACTGACAAGACCTTTGAGCGGCTGCGCGACGCCGCCCCGGAGACCTTGACCAGCCAGTTCCAGGTGACCACCACCATGGTGCTGAACCTGATGGAGCGGCCCGGTGACCCGGTGGCGGCCATGGCGGCCCTGCTGGGCCGGGTGCAGGCCACCCCGGCGGAACGGCTAACGCACCGGCACCGGGCGGTGGAGATCTACCTGTCCCTGCGGACCGCGGGGGTGGTGGAGCACGTCAGCAGCCGGCAGGCGGCGGCGGACGGCCGGCCACGGCTGCGCCTGGCGGTGGACCTGCCTCAGGACTTCGCCCTGAACCAGCCGCTGGCGCCCTTCGCCCTGGCGGCCATGGACCTGCTGGCGGTGGACTCCCCAGAGCACAGCCTGGACGTGGTCTCGGTGGTGGAGGCGACGCTGGACGACCCGCGCCCGGTCCTCTACGCCCAGCAGCGGGCGGCCCGGGGTGAGGCGGTGGCCGCCATGAAGGCTGAGGGCCTGGACTATGAGGAGCGGATGGCGGCCCTGGAGGAGGTCACCTGGCCGCGCCCGCTGGCGGAGCTGCTCACGCCCGCCCTGGAGATGTACAAGCAGGCCAACCCGTGGATCGCGCAGTTCGAGCTGTCGCCCAAGTCGGTGGTGCGGGAGATGGTGGAGAACGCCATGACCTTCTCCGACCTGGTGTCCCGCTACGAGCTGGGCCGCAGCGAGGGGGTGGTGCTGCGCTACCTGACTGACGCCTACCGGGCGCTGCGCCAGGTGGTGCCGGAGGAGCACCGCACCCCGGAGGTCGTGGAGCTGACCGACTGGCTGGGGGGCCTGGTGCGGGCGGTGGACTCCTCGCTGCTGGACGAGTGGGAGGCCTTGGGGGCGCTGCAGTCGGGCCAGGCTGGCACGGAGGGGACGGCGGGCACGGCCGGGCTGCCTGGCGACCGGCCGGGGGCGGATGACTCCGCTGGTGTGGAGCGGGCTTTTGGGGCCGACGCCGACGGCCAGGTCGCCTTCACCCGCAACCGGCACGCCTTCCGGGTGGCGGTGCGCAAGGAGCTGTTCCGCCGGGTGGAGCTGATGGCTCGCGACGACGTCGAGGCGCTGGGGCGGCTGGACGCCTCCTCCGGCTGGGGCGAGCAGCGTTGGGACGAGGCGCTGGGCCGCTACTGGGAGGAGTACGACTGGTTGGGCACGGACCAGGCGGCCCGGGCGGTGGCGCTGGCGCCGCTGGACGAGGATCCTGACGAGTCGGCGCTGGCTGCCGCAGGGGTCTCTGAGGCCCTGCGGGAGGCCCTGGAGCGTTCAGGACGCCGGGTGTGGCTGGCCACGCAGGTGCTGGAGGACCCGGAGGGGGACCATGACTGGCGGCTGGTGGCCCTGGTGGACCTGACGGCCTCGGACGAGGTGGGGCGGGCGGTGCTGCGGCTGCTGTCGGTGGGGCCGGCATTCTGA
- a CDS encoding alanine/glycine:cation symporter family protein, translating to MDALAADLLAVADWITAHITMWVLIVTGLFLTVVSRGVQLRHLRSMLRQVRGSRAGAQGGISSFQAFAISLAARVGIGNVFGVAAALLAGGPGAIFWMWVVALVGMATAFFEATLAQLFKVRAQDGSFRGGPAFYMRAGMGSPLLAGLFAAITVVTCGFVITSVQSNAVAGTLAAAFGSGEDSALPGFAGLSSQQLVVAALVLVLTAVVVLGGIRAVARVTELMAPAMALVYVVLVAVICLANIQQFVQVLGLIIRSAFSLEPLVGGLGGGILAAVVNGTKRGLFSNEAGQGTAPNAAATATVSHPVQQGLIQSLGVFIDTVVVCTATAFVILLSGPETWTSPDANPATLTTLAIAHGLGAWTVLPMAVLVFVLAYSSIIAAYVYSDVNMSYLTGGKAWGSWLVRLVSILSATAGAVLSLEVVWNAVDIAMAVMTLTNLVALVWLYRWGVGALRDYEAQRSAGVESPVFRAQGNPHLPASLQTDVWD from the coding sequence ATGGACGCCCTAGCTGCCGACCTGCTGGCTGTAGCCGACTGGATCACCGCGCACATCACCATGTGGGTGCTGATAGTCACCGGCCTGTTCCTTACCGTGGTGAGCCGCGGGGTCCAGCTGCGCCACCTGCGCAGCATGCTCCGCCAGGTGCGCGGATCGCGCGCAGGCGCGCAGGGCGGCATCTCCTCCTTCCAGGCCTTCGCCATCTCCCTGGCCGCCCGGGTAGGCATCGGCAACGTCTTCGGGGTGGCCGCCGCCCTCCTGGCAGGGGGCCCCGGCGCGATCTTCTGGATGTGGGTGGTGGCGCTGGTCGGTATGGCCACCGCCTTCTTCGAGGCCACCCTGGCCCAGCTGTTCAAGGTCAGGGCGCAGGACGGCTCCTTCCGGGGCGGTCCCGCCTTCTACATGCGCGCCGGTATGGGCAGCCCCCTCCTGGCGGGCCTGTTCGCGGCGATCACCGTGGTCACCTGCGGCTTCGTCATCACCTCCGTGCAGTCCAACGCGGTGGCCGGGACCCTCGCGGCAGCCTTCGGCAGCGGTGAGGACTCCGCCCTGCCTGGCTTCGCCGGGCTAAGCAGCCAGCAGCTGGTGGTGGCTGCCCTGGTCCTGGTGCTCACCGCCGTCGTCGTACTCGGGGGCATCCGGGCGGTAGCCCGCGTGACCGAGCTCATGGCCCCGGCCATGGCCCTGGTCTACGTGGTGCTGGTAGCCGTCATCTGCCTGGCCAACATCCAGCAGTTCGTGCAGGTCCTCGGCCTGATCATCCGCTCCGCCTTCTCCCTGGAGCCGCTGGTGGGCGGCCTGGGCGGCGGCATCCTGGCGGCCGTAGTAAATGGCACCAAGCGCGGACTGTTCTCCAACGAGGCGGGGCAGGGCACCGCCCCCAACGCCGCCGCCACCGCCACCGTCAGCCACCCCGTGCAGCAGGGCCTGATCCAGTCCCTGGGCGTCTTCATCGACACTGTCGTGGTGTGCACCGCCACCGCCTTCGTGATCCTGCTCTCCGGCCCCGAGACCTGGACCAGCCCCGACGCCAACCCCGCCACCCTGACCACCCTGGCCATCGCCCACGGGCTGGGAGCCTGGACCGTGCTGCCGATGGCGGTGCTGGTCTTCGTGCTCGCCTACTCCTCGATCATCGCCGCCTACGTCTACTCTGACGTGAACATGTCCTACCTCACCGGCGGCAAGGCCTGGGGCAGCTGGCTGGTACGCCTTGTGTCCATCCTGTCCGCCACCGCCGGGGCCGTGCTGAGCCTGGAGGTCGTGTGGAACGCCGTGGACATCGCCATGGCCGTCATGACCCTCACGAACCTGGTCGCGCTCGTCTGGCTCTACCGTTGGGGGGTGGGAGCCCTGCGCGACTACGAGGCCCAGCGCTCCGCCGGGGTCGAGTCACCCGTCTTCCGGGCCCAGGGCAACCCCCACCTGCCAGCCAGTCTGCAGACCGACGTGTGGGACTGA
- a CDS encoding alanine/glycine:cation symporter family protein, which yields MSTHLFLAGTAPALSSGDIENLLNTVDDALYTYVLSLLLVAVGLYFTFRTGAVQLRHFRTMLATITRSRGHADGGISSFQAFAVGMAARVGIGNVAGVALAVVAGGPGALFWMWLVALIGMATSFVESTLAQVFKERGRAFTYRGGPAYYIRNGLGSLLWGRVFAVLCIISVGVTVVMVQTNALAGVINATVPSVAPWEVGCALVLITTPVVLGGLKTVARVTELVAPLMALAYVLMTLVVIALNITAVPGVLVDVVKGAFGLEEALFGLSGGMVAAVLNGVRRGLFSNEAGLGTVPNAAGTATTSHPVRQGLVQSFGVFVDTILVCTATGMLILLARDTYQPGQEGVAGAVLTQAAVAEHLGGWTTWPMVVLIFVLVFSTLLGCFSYSQVNVDFLGGEKRAEQAFGLLLSAAAFAGTVLSLPIVWALTDIALGLLGLINLVAIILLAPWALGALRDFDEQLRAGKEPVFKGHGNPYLPGSTVDGVWED from the coding sequence ATGAGCACCCACCTGTTCCTGGCAGGGACCGCCCCCGCCCTGAGCAGCGGGGACATTGAGAACCTGCTCAACACCGTAGACGACGCCCTCTACACCTACGTGCTCTCCCTCCTGCTGGTGGCTGTGGGCCTGTACTTCACCTTCCGCACCGGCGCGGTCCAGCTCCGGCACTTCCGCACCATGCTGGCCACCATCACGCGCTCGCGGGGACACGCCGACGGCGGCATCTCCTCCTTCCAGGCCTTCGCCGTGGGCATGGCCGCCCGGGTGGGCATCGGCAACGTCGCCGGGGTGGCGCTCGCCGTCGTCGCCGGGGGACCTGGCGCCCTGTTCTGGATGTGGCTTGTGGCCCTGATCGGCATGGCCACCAGCTTCGTGGAGTCCACCCTGGCCCAGGTCTTCAAGGAGCGCGGCCGGGCCTTCACCTACCGCGGCGGGCCCGCCTACTACATCAGGAACGGTCTGGGCTCCCTGTTGTGGGGGCGGGTCTTCGCCGTGCTGTGCATCATCTCCGTGGGTGTCACCGTGGTCATGGTGCAGACCAACGCCCTGGCCGGGGTCATCAACGCCACCGTGCCCTCCGTGGCCCCCTGGGAGGTGGGCTGCGCCCTGGTGCTGATCACCACGCCGGTGGTCCTGGGCGGGCTCAAGACCGTGGCGCGGGTGACCGAGCTGGTCGCCCCGCTCATGGCCCTGGCCTACGTGCTCATGACCCTGGTGGTGATCGCCCTGAACATCACCGCGGTCCCCGGGGTGCTGGTGGACGTCGTCAAGGGCGCCTTCGGCCTGGAGGAGGCCCTGTTCGGCCTGAGCGGTGGCATGGTGGCCGCCGTGCTCAACGGTGTGCGCCGTGGCCTGTTCTCCAACGAGGCCGGTCTGGGCACCGTCCCCAACGCCGCCGGCACCGCCACCACCAGCCACCCGGTGCGCCAGGGCCTGGTCCAGTCCTTCGGGGTCTTCGTGGACACCATCCTGGTGTGCACCGCCACCGGCATGCTGATCCTGCTGGCCCGGGACACCTACCAGCCTGGCCAGGAGGGGGTGGCCGGTGCCGTCCTGACCCAGGCCGCCGTCGCCGAGCACCTGGGGGGCTGGACCACCTGGCCCATGGTGGTGCTGATCTTCGTGCTGGTCTTCTCCACCCTCCTGGGCTGCTTCTCATACAGCCAGGTCAACGTGGACTTCCTGGGCGGGGAGAAGCGGGCTGAGCAGGCCTTCGGGCTGCTGCTGTCCGCCGCCGCCTTCGCGGGCACCGTGCTCAGCCTGCCGATCGTGTGGGCCCTGACCGACATCGCCCTGGGGCTGCTGGGGCTCATCAACCTGGTGGCCATCATCCTGCTCGCGCCCTGGGCCCTGGGTGCCCTGCGCGACTTCGACGAGCAGCTGCGGGCCGGTAAGGAGCCGGTCTTCAAGGGGCACGGCAACCCGTACCTGCCCGGCAGCACCGTTGACGGCGTCTGGGAGGACTGA
- a CDS encoding alanine/glycine:cation symporter family protein: MGAFRNLLGYTSNLLFGTVLVWLLIAVGLLLTIRTRGVQLRHLGTVLRAMIGSRGGAEGGISSFQAFAVGLACRVGTGNIVGVALALILGGPGAVFWMWLVALVGMATAFSEASLGQAFKVPRGDGTYRGGPAHYIAHGLRLPVLGGVFAVVFMLANGLAMPMVQANAMTAALTRSTPLGAWAGAALVALLVAPVLLGGLRAIARVTEWLTPVMALGYLLLVLLIILSHPLQAVQAVGDILAGAFNLRAGLAGTAGGLSAAVLNGVRRGLFSNEAGLGGAACAAGSATVAHPAQQGFVQAFGVLVDTMLVCTATALSILIAGRSDPAVFTPGATGAQDVDAAAGTLTQDAIAHMLGSWTSWPMTLLILVLAYSTILGAFSYAEVCLDYLTRAPWAAWLLRLGAVACAFVGGGAALTTVWSLADVLLGLGAVINLAALVALSGWVRALLRDWEVQQEEIRAGERSRPRFMGQGNPHLPTDLPHGAWGRGA, encoded by the coding sequence GTGGGAGCGTTCAGGAACCTCCTCGGATACACCTCCAACCTGCTGTTCGGCACGGTGCTGGTATGGCTGCTGATCGCTGTGGGCCTCCTGCTGACCATCCGCACCCGGGGCGTGCAGCTGCGCCACCTGGGCACCGTGCTGCGCGCCATGATCGGCTCCCGGGGCGGGGCCGAGGGCGGCATCTCCTCCTTCCAGGCCTTCGCCGTCGGGCTGGCCTGCCGGGTAGGCACCGGCAACATCGTGGGCGTGGCCCTGGCCCTGATCCTGGGCGGGCCCGGGGCCGTGTTCTGGATGTGGCTGGTGGCGCTGGTCGGTATGGCCACCGCCTTCAGCGAGGCCAGCCTCGGCCAGGCCTTCAAGGTGCCCCGCGGGGACGGCACCTACCGGGGCGGGCCCGCCCACTACATCGCCCACGGCCTGCGCCTGCCGGTGCTGGGCGGGGTTTTCGCCGTGGTGTTCATGCTGGCCAACGGCCTGGCCATGCCCATGGTCCAGGCCAACGCCATGACGGCGGCCCTCACCAGGAGCACCCCTCTGGGCGCCTGGGCGGGCGCGGCGCTGGTGGCCCTGCTGGTGGCCCCCGTGCTGCTGGGCGGGCTGCGGGCCATCGCCCGGGTCACCGAGTGGCTCACCCCCGTCATGGCTCTCGGCTACCTGCTGCTGGTGCTGCTCATCATCCTGTCCCACCCCCTGCAGGCCGTCCAGGCCGTGGGGGACATCCTCGCGGGGGCCTTCAACCTGCGCGCGGGCCTGGCTGGGACCGCCGGAGGCCTCAGCGCCGCGGTCCTCAACGGCGTCAGGCGGGGCCTGTTCTCCAACGAGGCCGGTCTGGGTGGGGCTGCCTGCGCGGCCGGCTCCGCTACCGTCGCCCACCCCGCCCAGCAGGGCTTCGTCCAGGCCTTCGGGGTGCTGGTGGACACCATGCTGGTGTGTACCGCCACCGCCCTGTCCATCCTCATTGCCGGGCGCTCCGACCCCGCCGTCTTCACCCCAGGCGCCACCGGAGCACAGGACGTCGACGCCGCCGCCGGGACCCTCACCCAGGACGCGATCGCCCATATGCTCGGCTCCTGGACCAGCTGGCCCATGACCCTGCTGATCCTCGTGCTGGCCTACTCCACCATCCTGGGCGCCTTCTCCTACGCCGAGGTGTGCCTGGACTACCTGACCCGGGCCCCCTGGGCCGCCTGGCTGCTGCGCCTGGGGGCCGTGGCCTGCGCCTTCGTGGGCGGGGGCGCGGCCCTGACCACCGTGTGGAGCCTGGCGGACGTGCTGCTGGGGCTGGGCGCCGTCATCAACCTGGCCGCCCTGGTGGCCCTGTCCGGCTGGGTGCGTGCGCTCCTGCGCGACTGGGAGGTGCAGCAGGAGGAGATCAGGGCCGGGGAGCGCAGCCGCCCGCGCTTCATGGGGCAGGGCAACCCGCACCTGCCCACCGACCTGCCCCACGGTGCCTGGGGCCGGGGAGCCTGA
- a CDS encoding alanine/glycine:cation symporter family protein: MEKATAQLDTFSGYLYGGFLAWMLILAGLYFTVRTRGLQFRYLGHMVKAIADARESDEVEGSISSFQAFAIGVASRVGTGNIVGVAIAITMGGPGAVFWMWVVALVGMATGFIEATLAQLFKTSHPSGSFRGGPAYYISQGLGSRFWGSVFAVVITFVFGFAYEATQANTIANTIKGSFGVEPWVTGVVLVVLSAPIVFRGIKQVATFTEWLAPFMAGLYALIAVIVLVLNLGAIPYAFLAIIEGAFGLNQAFAGVAGGMYAAALNGVKRGLFSNEAGQGSVPNAAATATTAHPVNQGFIQSLGVFVDTIIVCTATALIILLAGVYDPATTAAMGETAAKEAAGTLTTTSVAAALGGWSKYLMTFIIFVFAYTSLLGNYTYAEVNVDFLSRKEGARHYWLRSMILVATFVGSVSTLNFVWTLSDVAMGLMAVINILAILLLGRWAFGALRDWEAQRKAHLEGRLEHIRFVATGNPYLPGELPGDVWTDAAHRH, translated from the coding sequence CTGGAAAAGGCCACCGCCCAGCTGGACACCTTCTCCGGCTACCTGTACGGAGGCTTCCTGGCCTGGATGCTGATACTCGCCGGCCTGTACTTCACGGTGCGCACCCGGGGGCTGCAGTTCCGCTACCTGGGGCACATGGTCAAGGCCATCGCCGACGCCCGCGAGTCCGACGAGGTGGAGGGCTCGATCTCCTCCTTCCAGGCCTTCGCGATCGGGGTGGCCTCCCGGGTGGGCACCGGCAACATCGTGGGCGTGGCCATCGCCATCACCATGGGCGGGCCCGGGGCCGTGTTCTGGATGTGGGTGGTGGCGCTGGTCGGCATGGCCACCGGCTTCATCGAGGCGACCCTGGCGCAGCTGTTCAAGACCAGCCACCCCTCCGGCTCCTTCCGCGGCGGGCCCGCCTACTACATCAGCCAGGGCCTGGGCTCGCGCTTCTGGGGCTCTGTCTTTGCCGTGGTCATCACCTTCGTGTTCGGCTTCGCCTACGAGGCCACCCAGGCCAACACCATCGCCAACACCATCAAGGGCAGCTTCGGGGTGGAGCCCTGGGTGACCGGCGTGGTGCTGGTGGTCCTGTCCGCGCCGATCGTCTTCCGTGGAATCAAGCAGGTGGCCACCTTCACCGAGTGGCTGGCGCCCTTCATGGCGGGCCTGTACGCCCTGATCGCCGTGATCGTGCTGGTGCTGAACCTCGGGGCCATCCCGTACGCCTTCCTGGCCATAATCGAGGGGGCCTTCGGCCTGAACCAGGCCTTCGCCGGTGTCGCGGGCGGCATGTACGCGGCCGCCCTCAACGGCGTCAAGCGTGGCCTGTTCTCCAACGAGGCCGGCCAGGGGTCGGTGCCCAACGCCGCGGCCACCGCCACCACCGCCCACCCCGTCAACCAGGGCTTCATCCAGTCCCTGGGGGTGTTCGTGGACACCATCATCGTGTGTACCGCCACCGCCCTGATCATCCTGCTCGCAGGCGTCTACGACCCGGCTACCACCGCCGCCATGGGAGAGACGGCCGCCAAGGAGGCCGCTGGCACCCTCACCACCACCTCCGTGGCCGCCGCCCTGGGTGGGTGGTCCAAGTACCTGATGACCTTCATCATCTTCGTGTTCGCCTACACCTCCCTGCTGGGCAACTACACCTACGCCGAGGTGAACGTGGACTTCCTCAGCCGCAAGGAGGGGGCTAGGCACTACTGGCTGCGCAGCATGATCCTGGTGGCCACCTTCGTAGGCTCGGTCTCCACCCTGAACTTCGTGTGGACCCTCTCGGACGTGGCCATGGGACTTATGGCGGTCATCAACATCCTCGCCATCCTGCTGCTGGGCAGGTGGGCCTTCGGGGCGCTGCGCGACTGGGAGGCCCAGCGCAAGGCCCACCTGGAGGGCAGGCTGGAGCACATCCGCTTCGTGGCCACCGGCAACCCCTACCTGCCTGGAGAGCTGCCCGGAGACGTGTGGACCGACGCCGCCCACCGGCACTGA
- a CDS encoding fumarylacetoacetate hydrolase family protein, whose product MKIARFSTGDELCYGIVEGLPADGATPSGESQGHLVVLKGDPLYTLPEATGQVVPLSEARLVSPVIPRSKVIGIGRNYAEHARELGSEPPAEPVVFLKPNTAVIGPDAPIVLPPWSQEVHHEAELAVVIKSLAKDVSPADAARVILGYTVANDVTARDCQRSDATWARAKTFDTSCPLGPWIEVPEPGNPGGFDPDQAVVRARVDGRLVQEASTAQMLHPVAELVSYVSRIFTLLPGDVLLTGTPAGVGPIQAGQRVEVEVEGIGSFSNPVVRR is encoded by the coding sequence ATGAAGATCGCGCGATTCTCCACCGGTGACGAGCTGTGCTACGGCATCGTAGAGGGCCTGCCCGCAGACGGTGCCACCCCCAGCGGGGAGAGCCAGGGGCACCTGGTGGTCCTCAAGGGCGACCCCCTGTACACCCTGCCGGAGGCCACCGGCCAGGTGGTGCCCCTGTCGGAGGCGCGCCTGGTCTCCCCGGTGATCCCCCGCTCCAAGGTGATCGGCATCGGCAGGAACTACGCCGAGCACGCCCGCGAGCTCGGGTCCGAGCCCCCCGCTGAGCCCGTCGTCTTCCTCAAGCCGAACACGGCGGTGATCGGCCCCGACGCGCCCATCGTGCTGCCGCCCTGGTCTCAGGAGGTCCACCACGAGGCCGAGCTGGCCGTGGTCATCAAGTCCCTGGCCAAGGACGTCTCCCCGGCGGACGCCGCCCGCGTGATCCTGGGCTACACCGTGGCTAACGACGTCACCGCCCGCGACTGCCAGCGCAGTGACGCCACCTGGGCGCGCGCCAAGACCTTCGACACCTCCTGCCCGCTGGGGCCCTGGATCGAGGTGCCGGAGCCGGGGAATCCCGGCGGCTTCGACCCGGACCAGGCCGTGGTCCGGGCCCGGGTGGACGGGCGCCTGGTCCAGGAGGCCAGCACCGCCCAGATGCTCCACCCGGTGGCCGAGCTGGTCTCCTACGTCTCGCGCATCTTCACGCTGCTACCCGGGGACGTGCTGCTCACCGGCACGCCCGCCGGGGTGGGGCCGATCCAGGCCGGGCAGCGGGTGGAGGTCGAGGTGGAGGGCATCGGCTCCTTCTCCAACCCCGTGGTGCGGCGCTAG
- a CDS encoding MalY/PatB family protein, whose protein sequence is MDPAAVTASFDTLTPELLRQRGSLKWTWRPGTLGAWVAESDLGTAPVVTEALQQAVADGTLGYLPPQLAQQVATATAEFQASRYGWQVSAQEVSLLPDVLSSLRAVLERHSRPGADVIVPTPAYMPFLTIPAQHGRRCVQVPALKDSGADGGPRWSLDLEGIERAMRDGAGVLVLCNPWNPVGRVLSAAELDAVASLSARYGVTVFADEIHGPLVLDPALRHVPYASRPGADPALTFTATAVSKGWNVAGLKCAQLIASGGARTRWESSPLSRHLEMEASILGARAAVAALSPDGVAWLEVLRGYLWGNVGLWSQQLAQLPGVEPTRPEGTYLAWLDLAGTRAAASPAEHLLRAARLVVNDGRSCGTGYESCCRVNLATSRTVLAQIIQGISQAVS, encoded by the coding sequence ATGGACCCAGCCGCCGTCACCGCCAGCTTTGACACCTTGACCCCGGAGCTGCTGCGACAGCGCGGCTCACTGAAGTGGACCTGGAGACCGGGGACCCTGGGCGCCTGGGTGGCCGAGTCCGACCTGGGCACCGCCCCGGTGGTCACCGAGGCCCTGCAACAGGCTGTGGCTGACGGCACCTTGGGCTACCTGCCCCCGCAGCTGGCCCAGCAGGTGGCTACGGCCACGGCCGAGTTCCAGGCCAGCCGCTACGGCTGGCAGGTGTCCGCACAGGAGGTGAGCCTGCTGCCGGACGTGCTCTCCAGCCTGCGGGCGGTCCTGGAGCGGCACAGCCGCCCAGGTGCTGACGTGATCGTGCCCACCCCGGCGTACATGCCCTTCCTGACCATTCCCGCACAGCACGGTCGGCGTTGCGTACAGGTTCCTGCCCTCAAGGACTCAGGGGCGGACGGCGGCCCCCGCTGGTCCTTGGACCTGGAGGGCATTGAGCGGGCCATGCGGGACGGGGCCGGGGTGCTGGTGCTGTGCAACCCGTGGAACCCCGTGGGGCGGGTGCTCAGCGCGGCCGAGCTGGACGCCGTAGCCAGCCTCTCCGCCCGCTACGGCGTCACGGTGTTCGCCGACGAGATCCACGGCCCTCTGGTGCTTGACCCGGCCCTGCGCCACGTGCCTTACGCCTCCCGCCCGGGAGCGGACCCGGCCCTGACCTTCACCGCCACCGCGGTCTCCAAGGGCTGGAACGTGGCGGGGCTGAAGTGCGCCCAGCTCATTGCCTCCGGTGGGGCGCGGACCCGGTGGGAGTCCAGCCCCCTGTCAAGGCACCTGGAGATGGAGGCATCCATACTGGGGGCCAGGGCGGCGGTGGCCGCCCTGAGCCCGGACGGGGTGGCCTGGCTGGAGGTCCTGCGCGGCTACCTGTGGGGCAATGTGGGGCTGTGGTCCCAGCAGCTGGCGCAGCTGCCAGGGGTGGAGCCGACCCGCCCTGAGGGCACCTACCTGGCCTGGCTGGACCTGGCAGGCACCCGGGCGGCGGCATCGCCTGCTGAGCACCTGCTGCGGGCCGCCCGCCTGGTGGTCAATGACGGCCGCTCCTGCGGCACCGGGTACGAGTCCTGCTGCCGCGTGAACCTGGCCACCAGCCGGACGGTCCTGGCCCAGATCATCCAGGGGATCAGCCAGGCGGTGTCCTGA